In the Deltaproteobacteria bacterium genome, CACCGGCGGTGAGCCAGCGGCTTCCCTGGTTCCCCCGGCAGACGTGGAAGCCGAAGGTGACGCCCGGATGATCGCCGATCACCGCGTTGTCCATCGCGATGCCCTCGGCGAGCCACCGCGCGCGGCTCCAGCCCCGCGTCTCGTAGAAGGCGCGCGTCCGGTCGTCGAGCAGGAGCGCGTAGTGGGGCGCGTCGAGCTGGATGTAGAGAGCACCACGCCGGACCAGCTCCGCGACCTCGGCGCGCAAGATGTCGACGACGTCGGCGAGAAAGGCTTCGAGCGTTGGATAGACCCCGCGCGACGTCTCGGGCGACCAGAAGTTCGCGAACAGGCTCGGGCTCGGCAGCGTGATCTTCGGCGTCCGCGTGGTGTGCGCCGCGAGGTACGTGAACTCGTCCACCGAGAGGTGGCGCCGGCGGGTGAGCTTGCCGACGACGCCGAGGGACTTCGGCCGCTCGAGGCTCCAATCTCCCACCTCAGGGTCGCCGCGCCACTCGCCCCAGAGGAAGGCATCGAGGTCGTTGCCGCCGAACCCGTCCACCGCCTCCGTCATCCGGCTCTGGAAGGAGAGGCGCCGCATCTCGCCGTCGGTTACGACCTCGAGGCCCGCTTCCTCCTGCAGCCGGATGGCCGCGTCGACCGCCGCGTCCTCGACGGCGCGAAGCTCCACCTCCGTGATGCGGCCCGCCGCCCGGTCGGCGCGCGCGCGTAGCAGCTCCGGGGGGCGGAGGAGGCTGCCCACGACGTCGGCGCGCGCTGTGATCATGGCTCTGAGTCAGCCCGAGAGCCAGCGTCGCTGCGAG is a window encoding:
- a CDS encoding methionine synthase, which gives rise to MITARADVVGSLLRPPELLRARADRAAGRITEVELRAVEDAAVDAAIRLQEEAGLEVVTDGEMRRLSFQSRMTEAVDGFGGNDLDAFLWGEWRGDPEVGDWSLERPKSLGVVGKLTRRRHLSVDEFTYLAAHTTRTPKITLPSPSLFANFWSPETSRGVYPTLEAFLADVVDILRAEVAELVRRGALYIQLDAPHYALLLDDRTRAFYETRGWSRARWLAEGIAMDNAVIGDHPGVTFGFHVCRGNQGSRWLTAG